One genomic segment of Acinetobacter oleivorans DR1 includes these proteins:
- a CDS encoding family 2A encapsulin nanocompartment cargo protein cysteine desulfurase gives MTTQLTTSNLQGSPTGPEVTGVNPPANFPDESTIARLANEFFSALPSSSSSASPSGLNLDLPVGAPPHPPQPGEPFSALSGRAPNIAFQKSLNPEYPEHIPNLPDYPERRIVASAPVVGGANLPRPPFEPHLPQATHSEPNVPRIEPNLPTGAGESPYYFLNDFSAPNTAEPSVKGVEDNYSVAQSFQLPHGDQLKSLLTEDRFATNTPPQSSASSAFYFLDLPQSGQSYSHYQPSQPTFVASSAQPLDVHAIRRDFPILQERVNGRPLVWLDNAATTQKPQRVIDRIAYFYQHENSNIHRAAHELAARATDAYEHARNVVARFIGAPSSKEIIFVRGTTEGINLIAKTWGEQNIGEGDEIIVSHLEHHANIVPWYQLTKKTGAKLRVIPVDDTGQIILEELPKLINERTKLLSITQVSNALGTVTPVAEVIKIAHAKGVRVLVDGAQSVSHIPTDVQALDADFFVFSGHKVFGPTGIGAVYAKPELLESMPVWEGGGNMIQDVTFEQVVYQPAPNKFEAGTGNIADAVGLGAALEYVESLGIHNIARYEHDLLEYGQNALSSVSGLRLIGTAHHKASVMSFTLQGYSTEQVGKALNQHGIAVRSGHHCAQPILRRFGVEQTVRPSLAFYNTTEEIDLLVSVLHQLTRNRRSN, from the coding sequence ATGACTACCCAGTTAACTACAAGTAATCTGCAAGGTAGTCCAACGGGGCCTGAAGTGACTGGTGTTAATCCACCAGCCAACTTCCCTGATGAGTCCACCATTGCTCGACTTGCTAATGAGTTTTTTTCAGCATTACCAAGCTCAAGCAGTTCAGCTTCTCCATCGGGCCTTAACTTGGACTTACCTGTCGGAGCGCCACCGCACCCTCCACAACCAGGTGAACCATTTTCTGCACTGAGTGGTCGTGCGCCCAATATCGCCTTTCAGAAAAGTCTCAATCCGGAATATCCTGAACATATTCCAAATTTGCCAGACTACCCTGAACGCCGAATTGTAGCGTCTGCGCCTGTGGTTGGTGGAGCTAATTTGCCACGCCCACCATTTGAACCACATTTGCCACAAGCTACTCATAGTGAACCCAATGTGCCGCGCATTGAACCAAACTTACCCACTGGTGCAGGTGAATCACCTTATTATTTTTTAAATGATTTTTCTGCTCCCAATACAGCAGAACCGTCTGTTAAAGGTGTTGAAGATAATTATTCGGTTGCACAGTCTTTTCAATTGCCACATGGTGACCAGCTGAAATCATTGCTAACTGAAGATCGTTTTGCAACGAACACACCGCCCCAAAGTTCGGCAAGCTCTGCATTTTATTTTTTAGACTTGCCTCAAAGTGGACAAAGTTATAGTCACTATCAACCATCGCAACCCACTTTTGTAGCAAGTAGTGCTCAACCACTCGATGTGCATGCCATACGTCGCGATTTCCCAATTTTACAGGAACGCGTAAATGGTCGTCCTCTGGTCTGGTTGGATAATGCTGCGACCACACAAAAACCGCAGCGCGTGATTGACCGGATTGCTTATTTTTATCAGCATGAAAACTCAAATATTCACCGTGCTGCACATGAGTTAGCGGCTCGTGCAACCGATGCCTATGAGCATGCAAGAAATGTAGTTGCCCGATTTATTGGTGCACCCTCTTCTAAAGAAATTATCTTTGTTCGAGGAACAACCGAAGGCATTAACCTGATTGCAAAAACATGGGGTGAACAAAATATTGGCGAAGGTGATGAAATTATCGTTTCTCACTTAGAACACCATGCCAATATTGTGCCTTGGTATCAACTCACTAAAAAAACTGGAGCAAAATTACGAGTCATTCCTGTGGATGACACGGGCCAGATTATTTTAGAAGAGTTGCCAAAACTGATTAATGAACGCACTAAACTGCTGTCGATTACTCAAGTTTCGAATGCTTTAGGCACAGTCACACCTGTTGCTGAAGTCATTAAAATTGCGCATGCCAAAGGTGTACGTGTTTTAGTTGATGGTGCTCAATCTGTTTCGCACATCCCTACCGATGTACAAGCTCTCGATGCGGACTTTTTTGTGTTTTCTGGACATAAAGTGTTTGGGCCGACGGGTATTGGCGCGGTATATGCAAAACCAGAACTGCTAGAAAGCATGCCTGTTTGGGAAGGCGGCGGTAACATGATTCAGGATGTGACCTTCGAACAAGTAGTTTACCAACCTGCACCAAACAAGTTTGAAGCTGGAACTGGAAACATTGCCGATGCTGTTGGTTTGGGTGCTGCGCTTGAATATGTCGAAAGTCTAGGCATTCATAACATTGCTCGCTATGAACATGATCTACTCGAATATGGTCAAAATGCACTGAGCAGTGTGTCTGGTTTACGTCTGATCGGAACGGCACATCACAAAGCCAGTGTTATGTCCTTTACCTTACAAGGCTATTCAACTGAACAAGTCGGTAAAGCTTTAAATCAACATGGTATTGCCGTACGTTCTGGCCATCACTGTGCACAGCCAATTTTACGTCGTTTTGGTGTAGAACAAACCGTGCGTCCGTCTTTGGCTTTTTATAATACGACTGAAGAAATTGATTTATTGGTGTCGGTGTTACATCAACTGACGCGTAATAGACGTAGCAATTAA
- a CDS encoding cysteine ABC transporter substrate-binding protein, giving the protein MTTLTFQNVKHILAASLLSLGLVACDKGTQSTEKTADTTQTVSSIEQIKKNGVVRIGVFSDKPPFGYLDAQGKNQGFDVEIAKHVAKDLLGDENKVEFVLTEAANRVEYLKANKVDIIFANFTVTPERKEVVDFAKPYLKVALGVVSPKSHPITDVAQLKDKTLLVNKGTTADSFFTKTHPEIKLQKYEQNTETFDALKDGRGAALAHDNLLVLAWAKENPNYTVGITNLGEQDLIAPAVKKGDKELLDWLNQDLEKLAKEGVIHQAYEKTLKPVYGDTINPKDLLVE; this is encoded by the coding sequence ATGACAACATTAACATTTCAAAACGTGAAGCATATTTTAGCTGCGTCTTTACTGAGTTTGGGTTTAGTTGCATGTGACAAAGGAACTCAGTCTACTGAAAAAACGGCCGATACCACACAAACTGTGTCGAGTATTGAACAGATCAAAAAGAATGGCGTAGTACGAATTGGTGTATTTAGTGATAAACCGCCGTTTGGATATTTAGATGCTCAAGGTAAAAATCAGGGTTTTGATGTAGAAATTGCCAAGCATGTTGCGAAAGATTTGCTGGGCGATGAAAACAAAGTTGAGTTTGTTTTAACTGAAGCGGCTAACCGTGTCGAATACTTAAAAGCCAATAAAGTGGATATTATTTTTGCCAACTTTACCGTTACGCCAGAGCGTAAAGAAGTGGTCGATTTTGCTAAACCTTATTTAAAAGTTGCACTAGGTGTGGTTTCCCCTAAAAGTCATCCGATTACTGATGTGGCTCAACTGAAAGATAAAACTTTATTGGTAAACAAAGGTACAACAGCTGATTCATTCTTCACCAAGACTCACCCTGAAATTAAGCTACAAAAGTATGAGCAAAACACAGAAACTTTCGATGCTTTAAAAGATGGTCGTGGTGCTGCTTTGGCACATGATAACTTGCTGGTTTTAGCTTGGGCTAAAGAAAATCCAAATTACACTGTTGGCATTACCAATTTAGGTGAGCAGGATTTAATTGCACCAGCAGTGAAAAAAGGCGATAAAGAGTTATTGGACTGGTTGAACCAAGATTTAGAGAAACTGGCTAAAGAAGGCGTGATTCATCAGGCTTATGAAAAAACTTTAAAACCAGTCTATGGCGATACGATTAATCCAAAAGATTTATTGGTTGAGTAG
- a CDS encoding LysE family translocator: protein MEIFFYTLSVMYSPGPVNFMGLNAGLTGQFKRTIYFFIGVGCAMLMLFMIFGYIGAAIIPQNALHYIALFGACYTFYLSYQMLKSDIDISDEATEVQALSFWNGFWIQALNPKGILVILPVTTIMYPTAHIIGVQIFLVSLLISLGAAGAPCLYSWAGAVLGKKIKNKIWFNRINKVMGMMLIVSGIFMFYDFLKGMSLI from the coding sequence ATGGAAATCTTTTTTTATACCTTGAGTGTGATGTATAGCCCTGGTCCTGTAAATTTTATGGGACTAAACGCTGGGCTAACCGGACAATTCAAAAGAACAATTTATTTTTTTATAGGTGTCGGTTGTGCAATGCTGATGTTATTCATGATTTTTGGATATATCGGTGCCGCGATCATTCCACAAAATGCCTTGCACTATATTGCTTTGTTTGGCGCGTGTTATACGTTTTACCTTTCATATCAAATGCTAAAGTCAGATATTGATATTAGTGACGAAGCCACTGAAGTTCAGGCACTTTCATTCTGGAATGGTTTCTGGATACAAGCTTTAAACCCAAAAGGAATTTTAGTGATTCTGCCTGTTACAACCATTATGTACCCGACAGCACATATCATTGGCGTTCAAATATTCTTAGTATCATTGCTCATTTCACTGGGTGCAGCTGGCGCGCCCTGTCTTTATTCTTGGGCAGGTGCAGTGTTAGGTAAAAAAATTAAAAATAAAATCTGGTTTAATCGTATAAACAAAGTCATGGGAATGATGCTAATCGTTTCTGGCATATTTATGTTTTATGATTTTTTGAAAGGCATGAGCCTAATTTAA
- a CDS encoding family 2A encapsulin nanocompartment shell protein, protein MAKNTDKAQLALGDHAARQLANATKTAPQLSTITPRWLTHLLQWLPVEAGIYRLNRVNNTDDIQVACTQRDEATLPQTFVDYDPEPREYFLNGVSTVLDVHTRVADLYSSPHDQIKEQLRLTIETIKERQESELINNPEYGLLASVTDDQRISTLNGPPTPDDLDDLLRKVWKEPGFFLAHPDAIAAFGRECTRRGVPPPTVSLFGSQFITWRGIPLIPSNKIPVEDGKTKILLLRVGEKRQGIVGLFQPGLAGEQSPGLSVRFMGINRNAIASYLISLYCSLAVLTDDALAVLDDVEVDKYHDYPVNYK, encoded by the coding sequence ATGGCGAAAAATACTGACAAAGCCCAACTTGCGCTGGGGGACCACGCAGCCCGTCAACTGGCCAATGCAACCAAAACTGCTCCCCAACTTTCTACAATTACTCCCAGATGGCTGACTCACTTACTTCAATGGCTTCCTGTTGAAGCAGGTATCTACCGCTTAAACCGTGTAAATAATACTGATGATATTCAAGTCGCTTGCACACAACGTGATGAAGCAACTTTACCTCAAACTTTTGTTGATTATGACCCAGAACCACGCGAATACTTTTTAAATGGTGTGTCTACTGTTTTAGATGTACATACACGTGTTGCTGACCTTTACAGCAGCCCACACGACCAAATTAAAGAACAGCTTCGTTTAACGATTGAAACCATTAAAGAACGTCAAGAAAGTGAGCTTATCAATAACCCCGAATACGGTTTACTGGCAAGTGTGACAGATGACCAACGTATTTCGACTTTAAATGGCCCACCTACTCCAGATGATCTTGATGATTTGCTACGTAAAGTCTGGAAAGAACCGGGATTTTTCCTAGCACACCCTGATGCGATTGCCGCATTTGGCCGTGAATGTACACGCCGTGGTGTGCCACCTCCAACGGTTAGCTTATTTGGTTCGCAATTCATTACATGGCGCGGTATTCCACTCATTCCATCAAATAAAATTCCTGTAGAAGATGGCAAAACTAAAATCTTGCTGCTTCGTGTTGGTGAAAAGCGTCAAGGGATTGTTGGTTTGTTCCAACCAGGTCTTGCTGGTGAACAGTCACCAGGGCTTTCAGTACGCTTTATGGGAATTAACCGTAACGCGATTGCGTCGTATCTAATCTCGTTATATTGCTCACTTGCAGTACTCACTGATGATGCGTTGGCAGTATTAGATGATGTGGAGGTGGACAAATATCATGACTACCCAGTTAACTACAAGTAA
- a CDS encoding LysR family transcriptional regulator, with protein MSTNQSLVLLNEMATFVKVVESESFSETARQLGTTPSAVSRAIARLERALGTRLLYRTTRKLRLSESGQQVYQRCLDMVNAAQAVMESSGQFHVEPEGIIRMSVPKAVGHFMIHPHLPEFLERYPKIDIQMLLEDRYVDLIDDGVDLALRITEQPPGGLMGRKLIDIDHLVCATPEYLAKHGTPNHPHDLKQHECIYLGEQASDSKWKFQQGNKSISVAVRGRYAANHTGVRLSAALQHLGIASLPYFVARHALQQGSLVQVLPDWYFKTYYSGGLWLLYPPTRHVPPKLSVLIQYLADKLAAEPTLFKLK; from the coding sequence ATGAGCACAAATCAAAGTCTGGTTCTGTTAAATGAAATGGCGACTTTCGTTAAGGTTGTCGAGTCGGAAAGTTTTTCTGAAACTGCCCGCCAGCTTGGTACAACACCTTCTGCTGTTAGTCGTGCGATTGCTCGTTTAGAACGTGCTTTAGGCACCCGCTTACTCTATCGGACCACACGGAAACTTCGTTTAAGTGAAAGCGGACAACAGGTTTATCAACGTTGTTTAGATATGGTAAATGCGGCGCAAGCAGTCATGGAAAGTTCTGGGCAATTTCATGTCGAGCCAGAAGGTATTATTCGCATGAGTGTTCCGAAAGCTGTGGGGCATTTTATGATTCATCCGCATTTACCCGAATTTTTAGAACGCTACCCGAAAATTGATATACAGATGCTTTTAGAAGATCGCTATGTAGACCTCATTGATGATGGAGTCGATTTAGCACTTCGAATTACAGAGCAACCACCGGGTGGCCTTATGGGTCGAAAGCTGATTGATATTGATCACTTGGTTTGCGCTACACCTGAATATTTAGCAAAGCATGGTACACCGAACCACCCTCATGATTTAAAGCAGCATGAATGTATTTACTTGGGCGAACAAGCCAGTGACTCAAAATGGAAATTTCAACAAGGAAACAAATCGATCAGTGTGGCTGTGCGTGGTCGTTATGCTGCAAACCATACAGGTGTGCGTTTGAGTGCTGCATTACAGCATTTAGGTATTGCGAGCTTGCCGTACTTCGTTGCACGTCATGCACTACAACAAGGTAGCTTAGTTCAGGTTTTACCAGATTGGTATTTTAAAACCTATTATAGTGGCGGGCTGTGGTTACTTTACCCACCGACACGGCATGTCCCGCCTAAATTGAGTGTATTGATTCAATATTTGGCTGATAAATTAGCAGCAGAGCCGACTTTATTTAAGTTAAAGTAA
- a CDS encoding LysR family transcriptional regulator, translating into MDKFDTLQLFTRIVELGSFSQAADQLNIPRATASNAIKELENNLQCRLLERTTRHVRPSLDGQAFYERCTQILSELDDAESSLRNVIAQPRGLLRVDLSGAHATKIVLPNIDQFHELYPDIELVISTGDRLVDLIREGIDCVVRAGRLDDSTLIARHLVDMPQVICASPDYLNKHGTPQQPEDLLSHYCVNFFSTSGGRNYPFELMVNGKKQDYFLKSWIAVNDAENYVLSALRGAGLIQVPRYHVANELKDGQLVEVLSAWEIPKMSVSALYPQHRQLSPRVRVFVAWLSELYTGYFSK; encoded by the coding sequence ATGGATAAATTTGATACCTTGCAACTTTTTACCCGCATAGTAGAGCTGGGTAGTTTTAGTCAGGCAGCCGATCAGCTAAATATCCCACGCGCTACAGCAAGTAATGCCATTAAAGAGTTAGAAAATAATTTACAGTGTCGATTGCTAGAGCGGACGACTCGGCATGTAAGACCATCACTAGATGGGCAAGCATTTTATGAGCGTTGTACACAAATATTATCGGAACTTGATGATGCCGAATCATCTTTACGGAATGTAATTGCACAGCCCCGTGGTTTATTACGTGTCGATTTATCAGGCGCACATGCGACTAAAATTGTTTTACCCAATATCGATCAATTTCACGAGTTATATCCCGACATTGAACTTGTAATTAGTACGGGTGATCGTTTGGTTGATCTGATTCGGGAAGGGATAGACTGTGTGGTGAGAGCGGGGCGTTTGGATGATTCCACTTTAATTGCTAGACATTTGGTCGATATGCCACAAGTCATTTGCGCAAGTCCTGACTATCTAAATAAACATGGAACACCACAGCAACCAGAAGATTTGTTATCACATTATTGTGTCAATTTCTTTTCGACATCAGGCGGACGGAATTATCCATTTGAATTGATGGTGAATGGCAAAAAACAAGATTATTTTTTGAAAAGCTGGATCGCGGTAAATGATGCTGAAAACTATGTATTATCTGCTTTACGTGGGGCAGGTTTAATTCAGGTTCCGCGCTACCATGTGGCGAATGAGTTAAAAGACGGGCAGTTGGTTGAGGTTTTATCTGCGTGGGAAATCCCGAAGATGTCTGTTTCTGCTTTATATCCGCAGCACAGGCAGCTCTCGCCACGCGTACGCGTTTTTGTCGCTTGGCTGAGTGAGTTATATACAGGCTATTTTTCAAAATAA
- a CDS encoding LysE family translocator, with the protein MWQLYGHEFLTLALIHFMAVILPGPDFVITVRQSVRYGYLIGCLTAIGIGVGISVHVFYTLVGIGFLIQQSEWLMSFIRTAGAAYLVYLGWQCLRSQPNPNIEINGQTDSDTPSLLKAFTMGFLTNALNPKATIFFLAIFTTIVSTTTPMKVQVFYGVWMCMVNAIWFMVVSVLFAQPIVRKRFLEFGVYFERVMGVLLIGIALRLIWGLFV; encoded by the coding sequence ATGTGGCAGTTGTATGGACATGAGTTTTTAACGCTAGCTCTTATTCATTTTATGGCGGTGATTTTACCGGGACCAGATTTTGTGATTACGGTAAGACAAAGTGTACGTTATGGCTATTTGATTGGATGTCTAACTGCAATTGGTATTGGTGTGGGGATTTCAGTACATGTGTTTTATACACTGGTTGGTATTGGCTTTTTGATTCAGCAAAGTGAATGGCTCATGTCATTTATCAGAACAGCGGGGGCAGCTTACTTAGTGTATTTAGGATGGCAGTGTTTACGAAGCCAGCCGAATCCTAATATTGAGATTAATGGACAAACAGACAGTGACACTCCGAGTTTACTTAAAGCGTTTACAATGGGTTTTCTTACCAATGCGTTAAACCCAAAAGCCACCATCTTTTTTCTGGCAATTTTTACGACGATTGTAAGTACGACCACACCAATGAAAGTTCAGGTCTTTTATGGGGTCTGGATGTGTATGGTCAATGCCATCTGGTTTATGGTGGTGAGTGTACTGTTTGCTCAGCCTATTGTACGTAAAAGATTTTTAGAGTTTGGGGTGTATTTTGAGCGGGTGATGGGAGTTTTATTAATTGGGATTGCGTTGAGATTGATTTGGGGATTGTTTGTTTAA
- a CDS encoding DUF2000 domain-containing protein: MFDTKIALIVRNDLATWQRLNVVAFLATGIASAVPEMLGKPYIDANGYEYGNMLGQPMLVFEGELSGLQKAHRKAIEQDLTIIPYVHAMFSTGNDEDNRAVFLADDANQLNLVGVALRGPKKAVDKAIKGLSLHQ, encoded by the coding sequence ATGTTTGACACAAAAATTGCGCTGATTGTCCGTAATGATCTTGCGACGTGGCAGAGATTAAATGTGGTGGCTTTTTTGGCAACGGGGATTGCCTCTGCTGTACCTGAAATGTTGGGGAAACCTTATATCGATGCGAATGGCTATGAGTATGGCAACATGTTAGGGCAGCCGATGTTGGTATTTGAGGGGGAGTTATCTGGTCTACAAAAAGCACATCGGAAAGCAATTGAGCAAGATTTAACGATAATTCCCTATGTACATGCCATGTTTTCTACAGGAAATGATGAGGATAATCGGGCGGTTTTTTTAGCTGACGATGCGAATCAACTAAATTTGGTCGGAGTGGCGTTAAGAGGACCTAAAAAGGCAGTTGATAAAGCAATTAAAGGACTTTCTTTACATCAATAA
- a CDS encoding rhodanese-like domain-containing protein, translated as MNAKLNTENPSSFISSSSNTSLSKDTILSKAQQYAQDHELNFSGSLSPTDAWQLVQQGEAVLVDVRTNEERKFVGYVPESVHVAWATGTSFNRNPRFLKELETKVGKDKTILLLCRSGNRSAQAAEAAFNAGFEHIYNVLEGFEGDLNDQQQRNQKNGWRIHQLPWQQD; from the coding sequence ATGAATGCCAAATTAAATACTGAAAACCCATCTAGTTTTATCTCTTCGAGTTCTAATACATCTTTGTCAAAAGACACTATTCTTAGTAAAGCACAGCAATACGCACAAGACCATGAACTTAATTTTAGTGGCAGTTTATCACCTACTGATGCATGGCAGCTCGTACAACAAGGCGAAGCTGTTTTAGTTGATGTACGTACCAATGAAGAACGTAAATTTGTGGGTTATGTCCCTGAAAGTGTTCATGTCGCTTGGGCAACAGGCACATCGTTTAACCGTAATCCACGCTTTTTAAAAGAACTCGAAACAAAAGTTGGCAAAGACAAAACCATTCTTTTGTTATGCCGTAGTGGCAACCGTTCAGCACAAGCTGCCGAGGCCGCATTTAATGCTGGTTTTGAGCACATTTATAACGTTCTTGAAGGCTTCGAAGGCGATCTAAATGATCAGCAACAGCGTAATCAGAAAAATGGCTGGCGCATCCATCAACTTCCTTGGCAACAAGACTAA
- a CDS encoding SDR family oxidoreductase, with translation MNISRKTALVTGASRGIGRAIAERLAQDGFYVIVNYAGNKVHAQATVEHIIEQGGQASAIQADVANEHEVSGLFQEAKAINGQLDVVVHSAGIMPMAKITPESLPDFDKVIHTNLRGAFLILAHAAETVPDGGRIITLSTSVIAKSFPLYGPYIASKAGVEGLVHVLANELRGRNITVNAVAPGPTGTDLFYNGKTEEQVAAIAKLAPLERIGTPEEIASVVAMLAGPDGRWVNSQVIRVNGGFA, from the coding sequence ATGAATATTTCAAGAAAAACAGCTCTGGTTACTGGCGCATCACGCGGTATTGGTCGTGCTATTGCTGAACGCTTAGCTCAAGATGGTTTTTATGTCATTGTTAACTATGCTGGCAATAAAGTGCATGCCCAAGCCACTGTAGAGCACATTATTGAGCAAGGTGGTCAAGCCTCAGCTATTCAAGCAGACGTTGCAAATGAACATGAGGTGAGTGGTTTATTTCAAGAAGCAAAAGCGATTAACGGTCAATTAGACGTTGTGGTTCATAGTGCCGGTATTATGCCTATGGCAAAAATTACCCCTGAAAGTCTGCCAGATTTCGATAAAGTAATTCATACCAATTTACGTGGTGCATTTTTAATATTAGCGCATGCAGCCGAAACAGTACCAGATGGTGGCCGAATTATTACGCTTTCAACGAGTGTAATTGCCAAATCTTTTCCTTTATATGGTCCCTATATTGCTTCAAAAGCAGGTGTAGAAGGTTTGGTACATGTGTTAGCAAATGAGTTACGTGGACGAAATATCACTGTAAATGCCGTTGCGCCCGGCCCGACAGGCACAGACCTTTTTTACAATGGAAAAACCGAAGAGCAAGTGGCAGCAATTGCAAAACTCGCTCCCTTGGAAAGAATCGGAACACCTGAAGAAATTGCCAGTGTAGTTGCCATGCTAGCTGGCCCAGATGGACGGTGGGTAAATTCACAAGTCATTCGAGTAAATGGTGGATTTGCTTAA
- the epsC gene encoding serine O-acetyltransferase EpsC — MNQGKLVTQWNINAVVQGLQQARHDWRQQQHRTKEFGGRELPSKEALKAILDDLCGILFPMRLGPADLRQETEDSYIAYTLNRVLTALHAQVQLALNYEAKRHLSHSNAVQQPEELAQNIVQDFANTLPSIRRLLDGDVRAAYEGDPAAHSVDEVLLCYPGIFAIIHHRIAHQLYAQVPLLSRIISELAHSATGIDIHPGAKIGKGFFIDHGTGVVIGETSVIGERVRIYQAVTLGAKRFETNDDGGLKKDYTRHPIVEDDVVIYAGATILGRITIGRGSIIGGNVWLTHSIPAGSQILQSPLESYQKNPEFK; from the coding sequence GTGAATCAAGGAAAGCTTGTGACTCAATGGAACATTAATGCGGTTGTACAAGGTTTACAACAAGCAAGGCATGACTGGCGTCAGCAGCAACACAGGACCAAAGAATTTGGGGGCCGTGAACTTCCATCTAAAGAAGCGTTAAAAGCTATTTTAGATGACCTATGTGGAATTTTATTCCCAATGCGTTTAGGCCCTGCTGACTTACGTCAAGAAACTGAAGATTCTTATATTGCCTATACTTTAAATCGGGTACTCACAGCCTTACATGCTCAAGTACAACTGGCTTTAAATTATGAAGCAAAACGTCATTTGAGTCATTCGAACGCAGTCCAACAGCCAGAAGAACTTGCTCAAAATATTGTGCAGGATTTTGCCAACACCTTACCCTCTATACGACGTCTTTTAGACGGCGATGTGCGTGCTGCTTATGAAGGCGATCCGGCGGCGCATAGTGTGGATGAGGTATTACTTTGCTATCCAGGCATATTTGCGATTATTCATCATCGAATAGCGCATCAACTGTATGCCCAAGTGCCTTTATTGTCGCGCATTATTTCCGAGTTGGCGCATTCTGCAACTGGTATTGATATTCATCCGGGTGCAAAAATCGGTAAAGGATTTTTCATCGATCATGGTACGGGTGTGGTGATTGGTGAAACTAGCGTTATTGGAGAGCGTGTTCGTATTTATCAGGCAGTGACCCTTGGAGCGAAACGATTTGAAACGAATGATGATGGTGGTTTGAAAAAAGACTATACACGCCATCCAATTGTTGAAGATGACGTGGTGATCTATGCAGGTGCTACTATTTTAGGTCGTATTACGATTGGTCGAGGGTCCATTATTGGGGGAAATGTCTGGCTTACACATAGTATTCCCGCAGGAAGCCAGATTTTACAGTCACCACTGGAGTCTTATCAAAAAAATCCAGAATTTAAATAA
- a CDS encoding AraC family transcriptional regulator: MIELPNANDWIVRNSDPNSLERIEAFFTDHAYESHRHDTFAIGRTLTGVQSFHYRGEMKHSQPGMTMVLHPDEKHDGESGSRDGFRYRMVYVEPATLQEIMKGKPLPFFENGLSQDPRLFKATDVLLQGMDQHIDPLEKQDALYDLATTLYEISGNNQRTSHSYDYVAAERAREFIHASLYENISLDDIEKNVGRDRWSLSRDFRLLFGTSPHRYMTMRRLEVVKSCLMYGESLTQASLIAGFFDQSHMTRHFLKAFGLTPARWRMINKLSS, from the coding sequence GTGATTGAATTACCCAATGCAAATGATTGGATTGTTAGAAATTCTGACCCGAATAGTCTCGAACGAATTGAAGCCTTTTTTACCGATCATGCTTATGAGTCGCATCGTCACGATACTTTTGCCATTGGTCGAACATTAACCGGTGTTCAAAGCTTTCATTATCGTGGAGAGATGAAACATAGCCAGCCGGGTATGACGATGGTTTTACATCCTGATGAAAAACATGATGGAGAGTCAGGTAGTCGAGATGGTTTTAGATATCGGATGGTGTACGTAGAACCTGCAACCCTACAGGAAATTATGAAAGGTAAACCTTTACCATTTTTTGAAAATGGCTTGAGTCAGGATCCCCGTTTATTTAAAGCAACTGATGTTTTATTACAGGGAATGGATCAACATATTGATCCTTTAGAAAAACAAGATGCTTTATATGATCTGGCAACCACACTGTACGAAATTTCTGGTAATAATCAGCGCACCTCACATTCTTATGACTATGTCGCAGCAGAGCGCGCTAGAGAATTTATACATGCCTCTTTATATGAAAATATCTCTTTAGATGATATTGAAAAAAATGTGGGACGAGACCGCTGGAGTCTTTCACGCGATTTTCGACTACTGTTTGGTACAAGTCCACATCGATATATGACCATGCGTAGGCTGGAAGTTGTGAAGTCCTGTTTGATGTATGGAGAGTCTTTAACTCAAGCTTCATTGATTGCAGGATTTTTTGATCAAAGCCATATGACACGTCATTTTCTAAAAGCATTTGGATTGACTCCAGCCCGATGGCGGATGATCAATAAGCTCTCTTCTTAA